Proteins encoded within one genomic window of Paraglaciecola psychrophila 170:
- the rsxB gene encoding electron transport complex subunit RsxB has translation MSLGFAILTALLAIGLLALVFGLVLGFAAVKFKVESDPLVEQIDQILPQTQCGQCGYPGCKPYAQAIADGDEINKCPPGGDATIKKLANLMGVEATSLDAAHGSEDIKMVAYIREDECIGCTKCIQACPVDAIIGAAKQMHTVIVDECTGCDLCVDPCPVDCIDMLPLQNSASSWRWNIDAIPIKRIG, from the coding sequence ATGTCACTAGGATTTGCTATTTTAACTGCCTTACTCGCCATAGGTCTGTTGGCTCTAGTTTTTGGGCTTGTGCTTGGATTTGCTGCGGTAAAATTTAAAGTTGAAAGCGACCCTTTAGTTGAACAAATAGATCAAATACTCCCACAAACCCAGTGTGGACAATGTGGGTACCCTGGTTGCAAACCTTATGCTCAAGCAATAGCTGATGGCGACGAGATAAATAAATGCCCGCCGGGTGGCGATGCCACCATAAAAAAACTGGCTAACCTTATGGGTGTAGAAGCGACATCTTTAGATGCCGCACATGGCTCAGAAGATATCAAAATGGTTGCTTATATTCGTGAAGACGAATGTATAGGCTGCACTAAATGCATTCAGGCATGTCCTGTAGATGCCATAATAGGTGCTGCCAAACAGATGCATACAGTGATAGTCGATGAGTGCACAGGCTGTGATTTATGTGTAGACCCCTGCCCTGTTGATTGCATCGATATGTTGCCTTTACAAAACAGTGCCTCATCTTGGCGCTGGAATATCGATGCCATTCCTATAAAACGAATAGGCTAA
- the rsxA gene encoding electron transport complex subunit RsxA, with protein sequence MTEFLLLLIGTVLVNNFVLVQFLGLCPFMGVSGKLETAIGMSMATTFVLTLASISSYLVEHYILLPLGIGYLRTLSFILVIAVVVQFTEMVVHKTSPTLYRLLGIFLPLITTNCAVLGVALLNINQEHNFVESVIYGFGAAVGFSLVLILFSAMRERLAVADVPKPFKGASIGMITAGLMSLAFMGFTGLVKF encoded by the coding sequence ATGACCGAATTCTTATTACTATTAATTGGCACTGTGCTGGTAAACAACTTCGTGTTAGTTCAATTTCTAGGCTTGTGCCCATTTATGGGTGTATCAGGTAAGTTAGAAACAGCTATTGGCATGTCTATGGCCACTACTTTTGTACTAACATTGGCCTCTATCTCCAGCTATCTAGTCGAACACTATATATTACTACCTCTTGGTATCGGCTATTTGCGTACCCTGAGTTTTATTCTGGTGATAGCCGTAGTTGTGCAGTTCACTGAAATGGTCGTGCACAAAACTAGCCCTACTTTATACCGCCTGCTAGGTATCTTCTTACCACTCATCACCACCAACTGTGCCGTCTTAGGCGTTGCACTGTTGAATATCAACCAGGAACATAATTTTGTTGAATCGGTTATTTATGGCTTTGGTGCTGCAGTAGGTTTCTCTTTAGTACTCATATTATTTTCAGCGATGCGTGAACGTTTAGCTGTTGCTGACGTACCTAAACCTTTTAAAGGGGCTTCTATAGGTATGATTACTGCAGGTTTAATGTCTTTAGCTTTTATGGGCTTTACTGGATTGGTTAAGTTTTAA